Part of the bacterium genome, AGCAGGTAGCCGTAAAAATACTGGCGTGCGGGGCCGTTGTGGCCGCGAGCGGCTGTTACCGGCTCATCGGCGGCGAAGAGCACCGCCGCAAACAGAGCATAGCCAAGCACACCGGTATGGCCGAATTACGCGAGGCGGCCGGCAACTACGAGGGCGCGGCGGACGAGTACCGCGCCGTAATCGAGCTCGCGCCCCGCCTCGCGGAGGCGTACCTGGGCCTGGGCAACAACCTCAACAAGTTGGGCCGGTACGGCGAGGCCGCGGAGGCGTACCGCAAGGCGGCCGCGCTCGAGCCCCAAAACTACGATTTTAGATTTAACCTCGGCGTAACGCTGGCCCGGGCGAAGAAGTACGAGGAGGCCGCAACCGAGCTGGAGGTCGCGGCGTCGCTGGCGCCCGATAAAGCGGAGCCGTACATATATTGGGGTTCCGCGCTGCGGGAGGCCGGCGACTACGAGGAGGCCGCGGCGGCGTTGGCCCGGGCCCTCGTCGTCGAGCCGGCGAATACGCTCGCCCACCTGAACCTGGCGCTGACGCTGGACGAAGTCGACCCGGCTCGAGCCGCGGCCGAGTGGCGGAAAGTGCGGGATGCCCCCGACGCCCTTCCCGAGTGGCGCGCGATGGCCGACGAGCGGCTCTCCCCCGGCGAGGAGGATTGACCGGGAAAATTAGTCGTAAAAAAACCTATGTATGGTATGCTTTTTTCGATTGACACGGCGGGCGCGGTGTGTTAGCGTCGATCGGAGACTTTTAAGAAAGGAGGTCGTGAAATGGCGGTAAGCAAATCGGATATCGCCCAAGCGGTGGCGCAGAAGGCCGGCATGCCCAAGAGCCGGGCGGACGACGTCGTATCCATGGTGTTCGACACTATCCAGGACAGCCTCCAAAAGGGCGAGCGGGTTTCGATAGTTTCGTTCGGGACGTTCGAAGTACGTACTAACAAAGGTCGGATGGGTCGGAACCCGAAAACGGGCGAAACGATATACATCCCGGAGAAGCGTTCGGTCAAGTTCAAGGCCGGGAAAGGATTGAAGGAAACGGTCCGATAGCGGTTTTATTTTGTAATTGGAATAAACGGGCCCCGGTACGGGGCCTTTTTTCATATACGGACCGGGATACGGGAATGCCGGGGAAATCGAACCCGGCGTGCGGCGCCTAAAAATAGGTTTTCCGGGTGCTTGACATATCTCGGCTTTGTGTTAATATCGGTCGAGTCCGCCCCCGCCGCGATTACGATACGGCAGGCGCGTCGAAATAGAATATTTATATACCGTGCCGGGATTTTAAGCAGTAATTTAGTTGACCGCGGGAACTGTTTAAAGTATAGTAGGGCGAGCGGGACAACGAACCCACAGGAGAATTTATTATGAATAAAACGACAACTTTTTTATGCGTCGCGGCCCTCTGCGCCGCCGCGGCCGCCGTCGCCGCGGAAGAAGTCATTTGCCGCGGGGCGAAGGTGGCGTTCGAGGTCCCGAGCGGCAATTGGACCGTAAACACGGCCTTCACGACGCTCGTCGCCGCCAGCCTCGAGAACAAAAAACTCAACGGCCGTATAACTATAAGTTACGCCGACTACGACATTTACGGTTTCAAAGTCGATTACAAATTCCTGAAAGGCCTGTTGGAGAAGAACGAGAAAAACACCTATAAGGTTACGAAGCCGAATTACGACCGGGTCTCGCTCGGCGATAAACACTTCAGCTTCGGCCGCGCGGCCCGGCTCGAGTTCACCATTTTCGACGAGCTCGGCTACCATCATACCGTGGTGTACGCCATCGCGAACGGGACCATCGTGTACTTCTGCTCCGCGGAGAGCCTCGAGCGCGAGTGGCCTTTGGTGGAAGAAGATTTCGAGTCTTTGGTCGCGTCGATAAGGTTCACCCCTTGACGTGACGTAAAAAATTCGGCGCCGAGAAAATCGGGCCCGGTTTTGAACCGGGCCTTTTTTATTGCTCTGAGGGAATCTTACCGGTCGCAGTTTGACCGAAATCAGGAGGTGCGGAATTGGCAGCGTTGACGGCAAATCACGACGCCGAGCGTAAGGACGGCATCCTGGTCGCGTACAAGGTGGCCGCGCGCACGGTGATATACAAGGGGGCGCTGGTGTGCCTGAACGCCGTGGGGTACGCGGTTCCGGCGGCGGACGAGGCCGGCCTGACGTTCG contains:
- a CDS encoding tetratricopeptide repeat protein; its protein translation is MNFKQVAVKILACGAVVAASGCYRLIGGEEHRRKQSIAKHTGMAELREAAGNYEGAADEYRAVIELAPRLAEAYLGLGNNLNKLGRYGEAAEAYRKAAALEPQNYDFRFNLGVTLARAKKYEEAATELEVAASLAPDKAEPYIYWGSALREAGDYEEAAAALARALVVEPANTLAHLNLALTLDEVDPARAAAEWRKVRDAPDALPEWRAMADERLSPGEED
- a CDS encoding HU family DNA-binding protein, coding for MAVSKSDIAQAVAQKAGMPKSRADDVVSMVFDTIQDSLQKGERVSIVSFGTFEVRTNKGRMGRNPKTGETIYIPEKRSVKFKAGKGLKETVR